The Vespula pensylvanica isolate Volc-1 chromosome 3, ASM1446617v1, whole genome shotgun sequence nucleotide sequence AAGATGTCGCCTTTTTTCTACACTTGGGTTCATTCAATATGTTCAATGTATGTTTGTAGGTACACGTCATAAGTTTATCCTACAATTATTGCTAAAACTTAGttttacaaaagaattttgaaataaatttaatcaaaatatggAGACGTTGTATCATCAGACAAATAAATTGGTTCAAGAAACGCAACTTCTTTTTTCgcaattggaaaaaaaatctccTAACCTGGAtttaaaggaaatagaaaatgccATAGAATTCAAAATCAGTCTGATCAACAGGTAGCCAAAGCAACAATTTTATTGttgcttttattaattatttttgcagTAATAGTTTATAACTTGTTTATTGAATGTAGTTTTTAACAAATGCTTTCAGTAACTGTGAACGACTAGATGTACTTTGTTTAAAAGGATCCATTTCGCCTATTTCGCCTTTCAAAAGACAAAATGCAAAAATGAGAGTCGATCAACTTAAATACGACAGCCGTCATTTGAATGCTGCGTTAAATAGTTGgagaaatcaattaattagAAAGCAACAAGAAGAAGCAGACCGAGAAGCATTATTGTCGCAAACATTTACTGCGAATGATCACATTGATATTATGATAGATCAAAATACACAACATAATTATAGTTTACGAAATGCAGTAAATGGTGTAGACGATCTTATTTCGCATGGAACAGGGATCTTAGATAGTCTAAGATCGCAAAGAATTACTTTAAAGGGAGCTCACAAACGTTTGATAGATATTGGTAACACTTTAGGTCTTTCAAATACAACTATGAGGCTTATAGAACATAGAGCTCGTCAAGATGGATTTATTTTAGTCGGTGGTATGCTTTTTACATGCATAGTGATAATCCTAGTCATTATTTATCttacgtagaaagagagaggacatAAACAATGATAAACGTGTTTATATACATGCTTGATACACTCCaacaaatatattcaatattgccttatttaaagtattaagattttgattttgatgCGATCCATGTGTTAAAATTATtaggaaaattttaatataaatatttgtatatatttaaataaataagactCTAGAAATCTAGAGAACAACGTAGTAATTTCAGactgaaaaaaatacattctaTAATGGTTTCACAATGTCAgcaatatcatttaattccaAGCGAGATGTTCCGTGTAAATCTTTCTTTGTGTGATTCTGTAGGGGCCTTTCTCCCACTTCTAAGGGTTTTACTGGTCGAAGAAGTAGGGAGGGCAAACCTCCAAGTCCCCTTCTCTCGATTCCCCTACCTATAATTTCCACTATAACAGCGTTTACAAACGCATCATTCTACGTTGTGACTGCTGACGGAGTTAGTGGTGTCTGATTCTTCTCAAGATAATATctacgaaaaatttatttttttgctttaaagCAACAACTTgccgaagaaaatcgattatcCGGCGGCCCTGGATGGGTTTGAATTCAGTCCAcgttttttgattttattcgtgACTAGATCCACACTCATCCAAGGATACCGGGCTTTAAATTCGATctataatcatttttcaaatcgatcaTGCCCTGATTGATTTTAgc carries:
- the LOC122627461 gene encoding probable Golgi SNAP receptor complex member 2 yields the protein METLYHQTNKLVQETQLLFSQLEKKSPNLDLKEIENAIEFKISLINSNCERLDVLCLKGSISPISPFKRQNAKMRVDQLKYDSRHLNAALNSWRNQLIRKQQEEADREALLSQTFTANDHIDIMIDQNTQHNYSLRNAVNGVDDLISHGTGILDSLRSQRITLKGAHKRLIDIGNTLGLSNTTMRLIEHRARQDGFILVGGMLFTCIVIILVIIYLT